Within Caulobacter segnis, the genomic segment CCTGTGGATGTGGAACATCGACATGAAGCGCGTGGTCGAGCCGGGCGATTTCAAGATCCTGGTCGGTCCGAACTCGGTGGACCTGAAGACGGCGACGCTGACGGTGGCGTAGAGCCCCGAAACGCTTTCAATAGACCGATCTCCCCGGCGAAAGCCGGGGCCCAGGTCGAACCTAGAGCGTGGGTGGATTGGCCGAAGCCTCTGGCGGGCCCGCCCAAATCGCTCAGGGTGAATCTGGGCCCCGGCTTTCGCCGGGGAAACGGAGTTCAATGACACCGCCCAGCAGAGGCGGATGGAGGCACCCATGCGCCGCGCCCTGATCCTGCTGGCCGCCCTCGCCGCGACGCCGGCCTCGGCCCAGTCTTTGCTGAACGGCCTCTTCTCCGACCACGCGGTCGTGCAGCGCGATCGGCCCCTGCCGGTGTTCGGGACGGCCAAGCCGGGCGAGACGGTCACCGCCGCCTTCGCCGGCCAGACCCTGTCGGCCAAGGCCGGCCCCGACGGCGCCTGGCGCGTCGACTTCCCGGCCACGCCCGCCGGCGGGCCCTACACGCTCACCGCCTCGACGCCGTCGGGCAGCGCCAGCGCCAGCGACGTCCTGGTCGGCGACGTCTGGCTGTGCTCGGGCCAGTCGAACATGGAGATGCAGGTCGGCGCCTCGGGCGACGCCTGGAACCAGATCAACAACGGCGCACCCAACGACACGATCCGCATGGCGACGATCGAGAAGGCCGACGGCCGCGCCCCCGCCGCCGACTACAAGAAGCCGCCCGTCTGGAAGCCGACCAACAAGGACAATGTCGGGGCCTTCTCGGCCGCCTGCTTCTACTTCGCCCGCGAGCTGCAGAAGACCCGGAAAGTCCCGCTGGGCCTGGTCCACGCCTCGTGGGGCGGGTCGGGCATCGAGGCCTGGCTGACCCCGACGGCCCTGCGCAAGGTCGGCGGCTATGACGACGCGATCGAGACGCTGAACCTGTCGATCAAGGATCCCGCCGCCGCCAACCGCCGCTGGGGCGAGACCATCAAGGGCTGGTGGAGCGCCAAGCATCCCACCGAGGCCGCCGTCGCCCCCTGGACTGGCGCCGGCCCGTGGACCCAGGCCCCCGACGGCCTGGGCGTCTGGGAGCGCTGGGGCGTGCCGGCCCTGGCCGAGTTCAACGGCGTGGTCTGGTTCAAGACCGAGGTCACCCTGACACCGACCCAGGCCAAGCAGGCCTCGACCCTGACCGTCGGCCAGGTCGACGAGATGGACACCACCTATGTCAACGGCGTCGGGATCGGCGCGACCTCGGGCGCGTGGCTGGATCGGTCTTATCCGCTGGCCTCCGGCGCGCTGAAGGCCGGCAAGAACACCATCGTCGTGTCGGCCTACGACACCTACGCCAACGGCGGCATGTACGGCGATCCGACCAAGCGGGCCCTGACCCTGGCCGACGGCACGCGCCTGCCGCTGACCGCCTGGACCTATCGTATCGAGCCGCGCGTCGGCGTCGACCAGCCCCGCGCGCCGTGGGACACCCTGGCCGGCGTCTCGACCCTCTACAACGGCATGCTGGCCCCGATGGGTCCCTACGCCTATGCCGGCGTGGCCTGGTACCAGGGCGAGACGAACGTGGGCCGCGACCAGACCTATGCGCCGCTGCTGCAGGCCCTGATGGCCGAACGCCGCCAGGGCCAGGCGGCCGACCTGCCGTTCCTGGTGGTGCAGCTGGCCAATTACGGCGCCTTCGCCGAGCGGCCCGGCCCGTCGGGCACCGCGGCCCTGCGCGACGCCCAGCGCCGGGCCGTGACCGCCGACGGCCACGCGGGCCTCGCGGTCACCCACGACATCGGCAACCCGTACGACATCCATCCGGGCGAGAAGCAGGAGGTCGGTCGCCGTCTGGCCCTGGCCGCCCGCCGCCTCTATGGCGAGGCCGTGACCACGGGGCCCGAGGTCGTCTCGGCCAAGCGGGTCGGCGACACCGTCGTGGTGACCTTCGCCCAGGTCGGCGACGGTCGCCTGGCGGCCCGCCAGTCCGACCACGTGATCGGCTTCGAGCTGTGCGACGCCGCCAACGCCTGCCGCTGGGCGGACGGGCGGATCGACGGCGCGACCGTGGTGCTGAGCGGCGCCGGAACCAAGGTCCGCTTCGCCTGGGCCGACAGCCCGGTGTTCAACCTGTTCGACGCGGCGGGCCTGCCGGCGGGGCCGTTCGAAGTTCCGGTCCAGTAGGAAGCGCCCTCCTTAAGTAAGAATTCGAAGCGAAGTTTGATCGACCCGGGGTTCAGTCGCGTCGCCGGAAAGCCCATGTTCCAGCCATGCCCGTTCCGCCGCCCCTGTTCACCGACGACGAGATCGACCGCCTGGTCGAGACCTTCTATGCGCGCGTCCGCCAACACCACCGCCTGGGCCCGATCTTCGAGGAGGCCATCGGCGAGGACGGCTGGCCGGCGCACCTGGCGACGCTGAAGGACTTCTGGTCGTCGGTGTTGAACACCTCGGGTCGCTACAAGGGCCAGCCGATGCTGGTCCACCAGCGGATCCCCGCCCTGACCGAGGGCCTGTTCATGCCGTGGCTGAACCTGTTCCACCAGACTTGCGTCGAGCTGTTCGACGCCCCGCGCGCGGCCATCGTCGGCCAGAAGGCCGAGCGCATCGCCGCCAGCCTGAAGCTGGGCTTGTTCTTCAAGCCGGACGCGGTCGCTTGAGCGCGGGCGATCGGCTGCGCGCCGACGGCTTCGTCCGCTTCGAGGCCGACGAGACCCAGGCCCTCATCGGGCCCGAGGCCGTCGCCGCCTGGGACGGCTTCGCCGACAGCTGGAACGACCTCTCCATCGACACCTTCATGGCCGACGGCGGTCGCTATCGCCGCCGGCGCTTCGCCGCCTTCGCCGCCACGCCCGACGGCGTCACGCGCAAGCCGCACCAGCCGCACTGGCAGAGCCGCGACTAC encodes:
- a CDS encoding group III truncated hemoglobin; protein product: MPVPPPLFTDDEIDRLVETFYARVRQHHRLGPIFEEAIGEDGWPAHLATLKDFWSSVLNTSGRYKGQPMLVHQRIPALTEGLFMPWLNLFHQTCVELFDAPRAAIVGQKAERIAASLKLGLFFKPDAVA
- a CDS encoding sialate O-acetylesterase; this translates as MRRALILLAALAATPASAQSLLNGLFSDHAVVQRDRPLPVFGTAKPGETVTAAFAGQTLSAKAGPDGAWRVDFPATPAGGPYTLTASTPSGSASASDVLVGDVWLCSGQSNMEMQVGASGDAWNQINNGAPNDTIRMATIEKADGRAPAADYKKPPVWKPTNKDNVGAFSAACFYFARELQKTRKVPLGLVHASWGGSGIEAWLTPTALRKVGGYDDAIETLNLSIKDPAAANRRWGETIKGWWSAKHPTEAAVAPWTGAGPWTQAPDGLGVWERWGVPALAEFNGVVWFKTEVTLTPTQAKQASTLTVGQVDEMDTTYVNGVGIGATSGAWLDRSYPLASGALKAGKNTIVVSAYDTYANGGMYGDPTKRALTLADGTRLPLTAWTYRIEPRVGVDQPRAPWDTLAGVSTLYNGMLAPMGPYAYAGVAWYQGETNVGRDQTYAPLLQALMAERRQGQAADLPFLVVQLANYGAFAERPGPSGTAALRDAQRRAVTADGHAGLAVTHDIGNPYDIHPGEKQEVGRRLALAARRLYGEAVTTGPEVVSAKRVGDTVVVTFAQVGDGRLAARQSDHVIGFELCDAANACRWADGRIDGATVVLSGAGTKVRFAWADSPVFNLFDAAGLPAGPFEVPVQ